The nucleotide window tttgagatttgaaaaagttgaattatttattatattttctgtgaggatttggaaaagttcattaatatatacacaaattaatgatgataaacaactaaaatataatttccaacCAAATTAATTGttcaaatgaataaatacggtGTTCGAATAAGTTTGAACAATATTTGTTTTGTTCGAACGTTCCAGCAACCTTGCCGTTACATTTTTCCACCAAATCTCCTCCATTCGATCAAGTAAATgtaagttcgaacggttataAACTTTTtccgagaaaaataaattaatttcctgtcaagattattattcaaatagattatataatgtTACGTTTGAACAGATATTAATTCCATATTCGAATCTATTTTGTTCCGTTCAAACAGTTGTGCATTTTTtagacgttttttttttttttgtctcaaaatatcCATTCGAATGAATATTTATCCATTCGAACGAATTTAGAAACTCAtacaattttttagaaaaaatttaaattttgtctctaataagTACTTTTAAGGACGAAATTTAATTTGTCCCTACCAAATTTcattcctaaaaataaaatttcttgtagtgcaagcaattagataaaatatgtaaagagCAAATTCTATACCGTTATTTTGGATTTCAAGGGATCAAAATCCCGCGGCACCTGAAGCGAAGCATACGCCAGTTATGAGTTCACCATGAGGTTGCAGATTTGGACTTAGATACGCGGGCAGATCAAACTCTTTGATTCCAAATTCCCCAACTAAAAGGTCAAAGTGAATTAGAAAATGAACGTtggacataaaaaaatatatatagcaaatatTGGtgttagaaaatttaaaaacttcttgaagatgacacacaatatatatatattataattatatatgttaatgatcaacatatatattataatttaaattaaccTGCATGCACCCAATGACCGATGCATTCTGGAGATGATTAGCTAGAAAGAGAAGACCGAGAGCAATTAAACATTGATGGAGAACCATGTTCAAAAAGTCTCTTAGGTttaggatgagagagagagagagagagagagagagagagagagatttaccgATCAAGTCAGAAGGAACCTTTCCGTTGCAATATCTGCGAGTTGGAACCTGTCCTTTAAGATCCTTTCCATAAGGAGGGAAATTGCACTTAACTATAGTTTGTATATAGTTCATGTTGTTGCCCGTGTCAACGATTGAATCTCCAAACATGACTAAAAGCGCTGGGACGGTTTCATTCCGCGGTAGCTTTAGAAGAGCCTTGGTGTCGCAGAAAAAATTACATGAGATACTGACCAGCAGGTtgaacaataatatataatattattttagaattagtAGAAGATGGTTTCACAAAGAGATCAAACTTCATGTTCTGCATGCTTAATTCGCTTGCTCTCAACTCTTCGAGTTAAATTTAAAGACCAAAAGAGAATTAGATCAGATCATCAAGTACTACGTACTGagaattaatattaatataattcttCTGTTTCAAGTCAGgagcaagcatgcatgcagctgcTGCGTtaatttgcatatataaataataattcgaACAACATGCGTGCTGCATGCATTTTATGTCCATCGATCCTTACACATCATGAAATAAGCTGATCCAACtgttaaataatatgaaagtaCTGGCCAGAATTTTAAGAGTTCTATCTTAAGTATTAGGCAGTGATCTGGAGGACGAGGAGCTTGATATTTAAAATCCGCCACATATATAGATCACAGTCTCCACAGATCGGGATCATTGTCCTTTTCAATAATTAATCCAAACTGGACTTTTAACCTGCAGCTTAGTAGTCATGATCAGTTTCTAATTGCCAAAATTGACGGAAACTGGCAGATGTGATTAATGCATGCATCTAAACCGATATGATCATCAGATTTTTATGACAATAAATGATTCCACCATGACTTGCAAGTCGATCGTGTTAAATATactacttatattatagttataaaaagtaaaaatatcgATACTTTTTGTACTTTTATTGCACATGAGCTAAAATGgctaggtatatatatatgtgtacaCCGGACACTACAAGTCGGCAAGCAAACTACCATCGGCATGGTCCTTTTAATAAGTGATAGAACACcaactcatgatcatgatctaaaACAGAGTGGCTAGCTAGCTGTATGGATCAAGATCTAGATAAGTTAGCATTTTGTATTTTCTGTTTATTAATAATTAGCACATGAAGGAATTGCATGAACCATGGTTgattatcaattaattaattgatagttattatttgattataattATTCGAAGATGATATCTCTAGTTTTTCGTAGTTAAATCCAaactattttagattttaacattacattaataatattcagataattattttactagTTAACAATGCGatatatattaacttaattCATTAAAGGTATTAacgaaatttcttttaaaaaaaaattaaaaatttacataattaaaaatccCTGTACCACCTACTCAAAATccgttaaaaataaattaaatattgttaattaaaatccGGATTGTGGATAATTACTCGTAATGCCATATGTTTAGCCTTCATGCATCTTAATTTGCAGACACCTTCCATTATATACTTTGAGAACAAACAATTTCTTTTGGTCGAAATTACCATGCATGCACGTCAAATTATGGATACAAATACAATATACAGGAAATTAATCTTTCTGATCAAATGGCTGATCTTTGATAGGCCGATCGAGGCAACGCAGAAGATCATCAAATGAGTTCTTCaatttattctataaataaaatattacagtTGATGGAAGGAAATTAAAGGACCAATCAGAATAGACTCCATGGATCAGTGGTTGAATATTTCAACTTGAATAAGCTAATCTGCAATGCCTGGGTTGCCATCTGATCAGAAGAAGCTACTGAGGTACTTTTGGAGGACTATAGAAACAAGGGTTCTATATGCTGCTTCCGTGGGATGATAActatcccaaaaaatataattagatgCATCTTTACAGGTGGCAGACGCTGGGTTACATAGTATAGATACCTCTATATTCCCTGTACCACAGCATCCTTTATTCACAAACTCAAAACctgcataattatatattgaaatgGATCAgtaatcaatatataattaaataagaaatgagaaaaaatatgaCAAATTAAGAGGGTAGCATGCAGCATGCGTACGTGGACGTAATTAAGGAAacaagagctagctagctagctagctaggtaatgcacgaaaaatattctttgtttaccatatttttttgggttttcaatGAGATCGAGTAGAGGGTTGTAAACATCAAGATAGACCATCTTGCTGTTGGGTAGGTTTCTGTTAAGGGAATCCAGAGTTGCCGACAGTTTAATGTTGAACAGTTTTGCTGCTTGGTTGTGCTTTTCCGAACACTGTCTCAGTATTCCTCCGGCCAGAGTTCTTTGTGACGGCACACATCCAATCGGCGGTGCACTCAGTACTCCAATCCTTCGTGCCCCTTGCTCATATATTTCCTTCAAATATTGTATAGAATTTATCAATACTATTGATCTTAATTAGAAAGAATATTTATTGCTCTTATAAGAGAAATCTTTTCGCAATATTGGATTGACCGATCATATTCAACCGGCCGGttttaacataaaacaaaatgaaatttaattatgcCAATGAACATATGAGGAAAATAGACAATGTCTGAAAAGATATATAGGAAGCCACCTAGCtgcttgtaattaatttaagtgcgacaaatatataatttaaccCATTAAAAATTAGacagataacatatatatatatatatatatacgtacagatctagaattgaaatatatatgcatgatggAATCAATGCTACCTTAAAGAATGTGGTAGCCTGGTCTCGCATAAGGTCCGTGTAGGAAGGGACATCGTAATCCAATTCCCGTGCATGAGTAACGAAATATGTATTGGCAATGTCATCGCTTCCCGCTACCACCAGAAATAGACTTTTGGACAAGATGAAGTTTGTCCTCTCTTCACCGATAAATCCTTTAAGCTTCGCTTTGTATTCTTTGAACATTTCTAACTGATCGGACATTGATAGTACTGACTGTTTTTTGTTGCAATCAAAAGTTAGCATGGATGATTCATGAATAtagatgaaattatatatatggacccaaaaagaaaaaagtaccACTATTTTGGGTGTCAAGGGATCATATCCTGAGCCACCTGAAGCGAAACATACTCCTGTGATCAAGTCTTGAGGGTGAAGACGTGGATCCAAGTATGCTGGCACAAGCTCTTTTATTCCCAATTCCTCCGCTGAAAAGGTGCatgaaacaataattaattattagtgaactttattcaaatttattcgATCGTCTggttaaaatttattctattgATTGAAAACTAAATGATTGAAGGTTAAAAAAGAGATAAgccccgtttggatttagagatgaaatggttttagataaaagataaaagttaaaaaaaatattgttaatattGAGAAGTCCCAAATGGCTTTGGAACAAATTCATCCTGGACTTTATAAGGAGTTACCTCATTCCTCCTATTAAACCTTTTATGgggagaaattagtatttctatatgatattagaGCTAGATTAACCTATGACTAATGATGGGCTCCTGCGACCTACCCACGATGATAGTACCGGAAATACCGATCCACACATGAGGAGGCGTATTGAGAAGTCCCACATGACTTAAGAATAAACTCATCCTAAACTTTATAAAGAATTACCTCACTCCTCCTATCAGGCCTTttatagaaaacaaaattgatatttctataattaaaatattatttttttaatattattattattttgaaatttgaaaattttgaattgtttattatattttatgtaaaaatttgagaattaaattgtaataatgagatgaaataaaataaaatattttttaaatctaaatggGACCTAAGAGATCAGTTAATGACGAAATCGgtatatattttcttagtttGTGTTCAATTTCAACGTCATTCCGTTGggacaataaatttataaatgggCAGATCAACCACCCATGATAGGTACCCCCATCCACTTAATTGCCAGCCACGATCGATCAATCCATGATAGGCACTACAGTCATCGAAAAATTGTCTATCTCAAAtagtgcattttatttttttatttttcttttattttatgtattttttaatcgtcataaatatttaaaaaaaaatcacatcatcattaaaaaaaaaacatttttaaacattaaataaaaaataaaaaacgtttCTAGAGAAATGTTGGGGATCCGATCCCAAGCATTTCTCATGATACATTTCCTTGATGCATGTATTCCTGTATTCATAGATGAGTTGTTACATGAATTGAGTTTGAAATTGCTTTTTGCAGGGAATGGTACGGTAGATTACTCTAGCATTACATGATACTTAAGGCTTACGTAGTACTATTGTAACTATATGTCTTTCAaactctcaaaataataataataataataaataaataaatatctcttcaaattctcaaaataatatctCTTCAAACTTTAAAAAGTGTATCAACGACGCCTTTAAAGAAGATCATGACCCGGCACAAAACTATAGAGGAATGTTTACTATATGTAAATTAAAGCGACGTAGCTAGAAAGTGCCCTTGGGTCAACTTAAATTGGACCCATTAAATTATTGCCATGCACGtatttcataaactgatataTCATGGTCAGAAACGTGGCATGCACAAATCCGATGGATCTAGAATTGAATGGCCAATCTAATAATTAAGCTTATCTTCTCATGAATTGGTtgaagtttaattaatttgaccTATTTCCACATATATGTGGACAAATAATTGATGAATGAAAATCGTTCGTGCCAGTACTTTTATATAGATTGAtattaaaacctaaaaaataaagttattttagtatacgtttgggtagtgaaaagtgttgagaagaattatgaattaataatagtgaaaaaataaaaaaataaaataaaatattaaatagtaataaaaagtaataaataataaataaaaataaattaataaatagtaatggaCAGTTCTGAaaagttaatattatatatgctaaATATACTGTTGATGTAATAGGTTTCCACGTCAGGTTacataaagaatattattatttggattgtttttatgaatataaggaGCTTAGATTTTACGAAGTTTGTACGGTCTAGATcttcataaatcattttccttctataTGTGTCAAAACCTTGATCTTccataagagtaatattattagATACAATCTTAATTAAGACTTATACAGTTTAagactacaaatatatatatatatatatatatatatataatctaatttaCTTGCATAAGCATCATTAATTCttctaatcataaaaaaaaaaaaaaaaaaaattgactgaGTTGCATCTAACAACTGCATGCCGGGATCGAAGGATCGAGGATTAATATTACACCGCAATTCCCGTAGGTTGAGAAGGAGAGACAAAGTATATATTGACCTATCTCCCATGCATGAGTGCACATGCAAAAAAGTTATTGATCTCGTTCATTTGTTGGACGTTATGTGTAATTAATAAAGTTCCAATCAGTGTAATTTTCTCTTGAAGAACTATCTCGACATTTATACCCTTCAGATATGGCAATTCAAACAATAACGCATGCTACAGATACAAAACAGATCACCAAAAGGGAAACAAGAGTACCAGaaacggggagagagagagagagagacctacgTACGTACCTATCAAGTCTGGGGGAACCTTTCCATTCCCGAATCTGCCTGTGGGAACTTTTCCTTTAAAATCCTGCCCATAGGGAGGGAAATTGCACTTAACAACAGTGCTCAGGTAATTGTTGTTGCCCGTATCCAGGATTGAATCACCAAACGCTATAACTGCTGGAATGGTTTCATTCGGTGGCAGCTGTATGACAGCCTTGGAATTGcagaaaataacagaaaaaattATCAGAGTACTAAACAAtacagaaaaagaagaagaagacattttAAAGAAGAGAAAGTGCAGTGTCTTCTTTGCTTGCTTCCTTGCTCTCAACTTGTGTTAGTTCTCAGTACTTCCCAGTCTTGGCCAGGGAGTTCCCATAACGCATATATTTATATCTGCTACAGCCTGCAGGTCAATCACATAAATAAGCTGATCCTATACAATTTCTAAAAAAGTGGATCACCATAAAAATGTAccgtaaaaaaaattattctttattagtaagtttttttttaaaaaatttatataaaatttatctatttgaaacgTATACTTAACATTTACTCAAAATATAAACACgtacacactctctctctctctttaaacTTCGACCTGCCTAATTTTCTTGTTTGGATGATTTTATCTCGttacattattataatttttttaaatttttatataaaatataatatataatttaatttttttaaattttaaaataataataatattaaaaaataatattttattcaactcatataaaatcattttatctcatctaactaTCAGAAAACCCTATAAAGGCTCCCCATTTCATTTATCAGGTCAATTCTTCTCATGATGTCTGCAATTACTTGtcattatatatgaaaagaaagattCCTACCAATTCAGTCCTAATGGTTGactttatatttgaaaaaatgataattctataattaatttacCATCATTAATTTACAACTCTGATCAAGATGAAGGGTagttatgtaaaattgaaattattattcatcCATCTGTACCTGTATTTATCTATTGATACGTAGATATTGTTTGTATATgttataacatttaattttattatcaagTCTAACACtgtaattcatttatttatttattttccaatctaaaataatatagatttggtacaaaaatctcaagagatcCGATTGTTGGTGGGCCTCAttaattacttatcaaaaactaGCGTGCCAATAATGTCATAATTGTAAAGGATCAAGAACGTATAGacccaaataaacaaaaactacGGACCGTATTCGTAGGATTGATGGGCTTATCTATTTGCATGTGCAATTGCTCGGAGACTGACAAAAGAGTTAAATAACTTAAATCTGTAGATCAGAAGGACGAAGGTAGCTAGTTAGCCAACCGccctccaatttttttttttttaataatattagatataattataaagtgcataaatatcgtataatttttttttaaaaaaattaaaaaattaattttttcatatatattttatatttatttaagtcaACAACACTTCCAAATGTCATTTCTTCCCGTCGCATCCATCTTCAAGATAATTTAGTCACAGATTTTTACTTATCAGTGAGTGAAAGATTTGTCTCTGAGTGTACGTTGAAAACTTCTATAATAGAACTCATTTGAGAGGGTTTGGTAGTCTTAAGAATGGTTTGGGTGAGGGGTTATCTTAAGAATAAAGAAGACGAATAGAATCtaattcatgttcatgttaataGAAGAGCGGATCCAATACTAAGATaactaaaaaatttatgaaacgCTTGCATACTCtattactaaattttttttttcttttttcctcgtGCTATCTGATTTGGAGCCAACTAATCAAAATGCAGTTAGGAATTTAGTGCATAAATAAGAAAAGACGTAACCTGAGAAggacaataatttttatatgttgaCTAAAATGCACAAAACCCCCAACCGATTGCTGAAACGAAATAAATACAAATGCTCGGTGCTCCGATCAATAATTGGTTGGACAGGAGGTACTATTAGGATTATTAATTAGAGATTAATATGGGCAGCAGTTACTATTTGGGAGTAGCTATTTTGCATACCTTATGTGACATCATTTAAACAACACATCTCCTATACATCATCCAAACCAGATTGAGAGTAAGATAGATGATGGATGAGAGGtggagagcgagagagaggtggagggcTTGATTGGCTCTAAGATGCTCGGTGGAGCTAGAATTGACGCAAGGCGGCGCGGGTGGCCCTGAGCCCGAGCTCATGTGAACTCCATTTTATGAGTCGTTTGCATGTGTACGAcagagagagatggaggttCGTGGTGGTTGGGTCTGCGAGAGGTGGTCGCCGGTGTGAGGTGGTGTAGGTGCAGTGGCCTAGGTGGCCGCGTACAGCGGCGCAAGTGAagagaaatgggtgaaacccatttcgatTGGGTTACcacaagggagagagagagagagctgcgcgtgggggagatTGGTGGTGGCTGACTTGGTCACCGGCATAAGGGGGAGTCGCCGGTGGTAGCGGTGAGGCTGGGCGGCTCCGAGCTGGGTTGAAGGAGAATCGGgctagaggagagagagagagagagagaataaaaaaaattgatttcttgGTCGGGCGTGTAGTCAGGTAGTGTGTGTAATGTGTGTACAGCTACAATGATTGTTTTGTAACACTACTCATATTAATTAAGCCTATATGGGAGATAAACGTAATTATACTAATGAGTCATCACTtcactataattatttttttattttttactgaaGTGATATATGATTTATCATATTTACGAGCCAGTGTATAGAACACCATctcattcatattattttataagatttcatttataaaattcaaatttttaaatttctctttgaaATCAGAttatcaaacaaatattttattgccgacttgtaaataaaattttctatataatgtattaatatataaatatgtgtaaCAGTCTACCATGCATTTGATCAATCAGTGCAATGAATTAACGTGATGGAACATAAATGCATCATTTTAATAAAGTGATGAATTAAAGTGATGGAGCATTTGGTTTTAATACTCGAACATAAGTGCATGAtcattaactcaaatattataacgtttctcatttcatctcatcattataatttttttaaatttttatataaaatataataaataatttaattttttcaaattctaaaacaataataatattaaaaattatattataatagtattttattaatttttaacaaaacatctcatctcatctcatcttaactgtgtaaccaaacgagacctaaaagtCTAGTACCATTCTGTCGGTTATTGAACAGTGGCATGAAATACACTATCAAATAACTGAAAATAGGGAAATGATTAG belongs to Juglans regia cultivar Chandler chromosome 8, Walnut 2.0, whole genome shotgun sequence and includes:
- the LOC109011237 gene encoding GDSL esterase/lipase EXL3-like — protein: MSSSSFSVLFSTLIIFSVIFCNSKAVIQLPPNETIPAVIAFGDSILDTGNNNYLSTVVKCNFPPYGQDFKGKVPTGRFGNGKVPPDLIAEELGIKELVPAYLDPRLHPQDLITGVCFASGGSGYDPLTPKIVSVLSMSDQLEMFKEYKAKLKGFIGEERTNFILSKSLFLVVAGSDDIANTYFVTHARELDYDVPSYTDLMRDQATTFFKEIYEQGARRIGVLSAPPIGCVPSQRTLAGGILRQCSEKHNQAAKLFNIKLSATLDSLNRNLPNSKMVYLDVYNPLLDLIENPKKYGFEFVNKGCCGTGNIEVSILCNPASATCKDASNYIFWDSYHPTEAAYRTLVSIVLQKYLSSFF